CCCGGTGGGCCCGGACCGGTTCAGCCCACGGGTCGATGCCGAACACCCGGGCCGTTCCCGACGAGGGACGGATCAGGCCCAGGAGAATTCGAAGAGTGGTGGACTTTCCGGCCCCGTTCGGCCCGAGGAAGCCGTGGACCTCGCCGGGCAGGACGGAGAGGTCCAGGCCGGCGAGCGCGGCTGTCCGTCCAAAGTTCTTCACAAGTTCTGTGGTGGAGATGACGGGAGATGAGTCTGTAGGCATGGCCGGGTCCGTTCCGTGCTGGCAGCAACTACACCCAGGGCGGGGTGCCAGGGGCATGCCGCAGGCGTTTCCGCATGCGGGCCGACCAGGCTTCCCGGCTCTCCGGTCCACATCATACAAGCGGCCAATCGGGCGCGGAAGAGGCTGCCGGAAGGGGCAGCCGCCGCTCCCGGCGCGGCTGCCCGTGGCGCCGCCGTCGGTCTGCTGGTGCTAACGTGACCGCTATGCACCTGAAGGCTTACCAGCGAAGCCAGGCACCGCGCCGCCGGAGAAAAAAGCCGAGTATGCTCCTTGCCGGCTACAGCCGCTCCGTCTCAGCCTTCCAGGAACGGCAGCTGTCCACTTTCCAAAGACTTTCCCGCCGCCTGGTGCCGCGGCACCCCGCACAGCTGATCGTGCTGGGCTTTGTCCTGGCCATTGCGGCCGGAACCGGGCTCCTGATGCTGCCGGTGGCAAAGAACGGCGTGGGCGGCGCTTCGCTGCTGGAGGCTTTGTTCACAGCCACGTCCGCGGTGTGCGTCACCGGCCTGATCACGGTGGACACTCCAGTGTTCTGGAGCGGGTTCGGGCAGGCAGTCATCCTGGTCCTGATCCAGGTCGGCGGCTTCGGGGTGATGTCCTTCGGTGCGCTCCTGGGCGTGCTGACCGCGCGGCGGCTGGGGCTGCGGTCCAGGATGCTTGCCGCCGCGGAAACCAAAAGCAGCGGCTTTGGTGATGTCCGCCGCGTCCTGCTGGGTGTCCTGCTGATCACGGTGATCGTCGAGGTGGCCCTGGCCTTAATGCTGACGCTGCGTTTCCAGTTTGGTTACGGCTACCCGTTCATCGAGGCGCTGTGGCATGGGCTGTTCCACTCCGTGTCCGCGTTCAACAACGCCGGATTCGCGTTGTACTCGGAAAGCCTGATGGGCTTCGTCAGCGATCCCTGGGTGTGCCTGCCGATCGCCGCGGCGGTGATCGTCGGCGGCCTCGGCTTTCCGGTGCTGTTTGAGCTGCGGCGCCAGTACCGCCGTCCCATCCACTGGAGCATGCACACCAAGCTGGTCCTGGTGGGCAGCGCAGTGCTGCTTGTTGCCGGCACCGTCTTCATCACCGCCGCGGAGTGGACAAACCGCGCCACCCTGGGCGCGCTTCCTCCCGGGGACCGCATCCTGGGCGGATTCTTCCAGTCGGTGATCACCCGCACGGCAGGCTTCAACAGCATCGACATCACGCAGATGCACCCCGTGTCCTGGCTGGGCATGGACATCCTGATGTTCATCGGCGGTGGCCCGGCAGGAACCGCCGGCGGCCTGAAGATCACCACCTTCGCCGTGTTGTTCTTCATCCTGACCACCGAACTGCGCGGCGGCACTGCGGTCAACATATTCGGCAAACGCCTATCCCGCGCCGTTCACCGGCAGGCCATCACCGTGGTGCTCCTGGCCATCGGCCTGGTGGTGGCCTCCACCATGTTCCTGATGCTCATCACCGACTTCGGGCAGGAGC
The window above is part of the Pseudarthrobacter sp. NS4 genome. Proteins encoded here:
- a CDS encoding TrkH family potassium uptake protein is translated as MLLAGYSRSVSAFQERQLSTFQRLSRRLVPRHPAQLIVLGFVLAIAAGTGLLMLPVAKNGVGGASLLEALFTATSAVCVTGLITVDTPVFWSGFGQAVILVLIQVGGFGVMSFGALLGVLTARRLGLRSRMLAAAETKSSGFGDVRRVLLGVLLITVIVEVALALMLTLRFQFGYGYPFIEALWHGLFHSVSAFNNAGFALYSESLMGFVSDPWVCLPIAAAVIVGGLGFPVLFELRRQYRRPIHWSMHTKLVLVGSAVLLVAGTVFITAAEWTNRATLGALPPGDRILGGFFQSVITRTAGFNSIDITQMHPVSWLGMDILMFIGGGPAGTAGGLKITTFAVLFFILTTELRGGTAVNIFGKRLSRAVHRQAITVVLLAIGLVVASTMFLMLITDFGQERILFEVVSAFATVGLSTGITAGMPPAGQVVLILLMFIGRLGPVTLGTALALRSRPVLYEYPKERPLIG